In Candidatus Binatia bacterium, the genomic window GCGATGGACACACGGTAATTTCGATGCGGCCCTGGGCAAGCCGGCGGAAGATCATGCGCGCGCGCCGGGCGTGGGCTTTTGAGGTGACCAGCAAAATGGACTTGATCCGCTGCGCTTGCAGGTAGCTGATGACGATGCGCGCTTCAGCCAGCGTGCTGGAAGCCGGAGTCGATAACACCGAGATGACGTCTCGGGAAATGCCAAAATGCTGCGCCACCATCAGGTTCTCTTCGTGAGGCTCTGGCAGATTTCCGCCGCGCGCACGCAGGGCGGCGAGCCCTGGCAATGATGGCTCGCGGGTGAGAATGATGCGTGGCGCCATGTGCGCTTGGTACAGATCGACTGCCTCCAGCATGCGGTCGGGGAGCGAGCCGGAGAGCACGACAATGGCTTCCGCAGGGTGGGTGCCGTCACGTGCAATCAGGAAACCGCCTATGGTGCTGAGCACCGGCCGTCGGGCGGCGTAGACCAGCGCCGC contains:
- a CDS encoding YdcF family protein, whose amino-acid sequence is AALVYAARRPVLSTIGGFLIARDGTHPAEAIVVLSGSLPDRMLEAVDLYQAHMAPRIILTREPSLPGLAALRARGGNLPEPHEENLMVAQHFGISRDVISVLSTPASSTLAEARIVISYLQAQRIKSILLVTSKAHARRARMIFRRLAQGRIEITVCPSPYDPFTPDDWWHDRGTVRRVITEYGKLLTYLLIDRWRPLPPAAGDT